The Stenotrophomonas rhizophila genome has a window encoding:
- a CDS encoding ion channel, which translates to MAIARTTRWLAIARRHPSAWLLGVQLLGVLLYPAMDESGAGRALFGAFGIAVLGLALWVVRRSPLGMWVALLLAIPSVVFSLSGALLGRPALVTTAQLLECLLYFYTAGSLIAYMLQDHKVTRDELFAAGATFTLLAWAFAFAFAVCQQWFPGSFVATSESELRTWMELLYLSFSLLSGVGLSDVVPVHPQARALVMLEQFAGVMYVALVVSRLVGLTMIRNARN; encoded by the coding sequence ATGGCCATAGCGCGCACCACCCGATGGCTGGCCATCGCCCGTCGGCACCCTTCGGCCTGGTTGCTGGGGGTGCAGTTGCTGGGCGTATTGCTGTACCCGGCCATGGACGAGTCCGGGGCCGGCCGCGCGCTGTTCGGCGCGTTCGGCATCGCGGTGCTTGGCCTGGCGTTGTGGGTGGTGCGGCGCAGCCCGCTGGGCATGTGGGTGGCGTTGCTGTTGGCCATTCCCTCCGTGGTGTTCTCCCTGTCCGGGGCACTGCTGGGGCGGCCGGCGCTGGTCACCACCGCGCAGCTGCTGGAATGCCTGCTGTATTTCTATACGGCCGGCAGCCTGATCGCCTACATGCTGCAGGACCACAAGGTGACCCGTGACGAGCTGTTCGCCGCGGGCGCGACCTTCACGCTGCTGGCCTGGGCGTTCGCCTTCGCGTTCGCCGTCTGCCAGCAGTGGTTCCCGGGCAGCTTCGTGGCCACCAGCGAGAGCGAACTGCGCACCTGGATGGAGCTGCTTTATCTCAGCTTCAGTTTGTTGTCCGGGGTGGGCCTGAGCGACGTCGTGCCGGTGCATCCACAAGCACGCGCACTGGTGATGCTGGAACAGTTCGCAGGCGTGATGTACGTAGCGTTGGTGGTGTCGCGACTGGTCGGATTGACCATGATCCGCAATGCGCGAAACTGA
- a CDS encoding TonB-dependent receptor, with product MNFRTPAVRLGLLPAGIALALVPSFASAQEAASGTTDLDRISVTGSRIRGANMETQQPILTMTRESLEKQGFSSVADVLNNLTSAGSPAISRSDSLSSGEDVGGAYVDIRNLGAQRTLVLMNGKRLGATTSGLQDLSQIPMSAVERIEVLKDGASSIYGSDAIAGVVNVITRKNVDGGEVNVYFGQYDKGDGDNQQYSMTLGATGERGSLTLSAEYAKQDPVWAKDRWYSRDGGKGPNSTTADWSAVSQNGSWCNPTQVDCTDTDTAVWKTLNPGGNPNNPNDYHQITGAEYANSNEQMSLLTGVERKSLYINGTYDFTDTISLNTDVLYNERNTFQQIAGYPYQSTSFETPLSADSAFNPTAVNGVGGQDVDFRRRLWEVPRTTDSQLKTLRFAPTISGYFELAGKSFDWDVGALWNRNESIKTQRGDMSLIGSQQALGASFINAQGVAQCGTAANPIALGDCRPWNPLLPYGVAGQGSLADQDLQDFLFPTYTTRGVTKTTSFTANLSGSIVALPAGDLGFAVGVEHRKEEGSYVPDAFAQSGMSTGLGQKPTQGEYDLNEVYLELNVPILADMAFAKELTLNVASRYSDYSNFGGTTNSKFGLTWRPMDELLVRGTYAEGFRAPTIADLYGGLSSSFERYIDPCGTTAPGSVAGNGPCSAAGVPANYVQLGQAGEVCGTLPCQSGDQFISGANPNLSPETSKSKTVGLVWSPRWVQGLDVSLDWYRYEIKDMIIADSVDRILRDCYVLGDSSRCDGIVRAADGHISALTYGTANLGSMETEGYDLGVKYRLPELGIGQFNIDWQTSYLAKYDESAQNAAGDNIMIGRVAQDALFRVRSNLAVNWALGDFGVNYTARYYSGMNEDCIAIGCTDPDRIANGEAAPLRKTGSNTFHDLQVSWKAPWDATIALGANNVFDHKGPLMYSAPNSSFAYYGGFDIGRFLYMKYTQKF from the coding sequence ATGAATTTTCGTACTCCCGCAGTGCGGCTGGGCCTTCTGCCGGCCGGCATTGCGCTGGCGCTCGTGCCGAGCTTCGCTTCGGCACAGGAAGCAGCCTCCGGCACCACTGACCTGGATCGCATCTCGGTCACCGGCTCGCGTATTCGCGGTGCCAACATGGAGACCCAGCAGCCGATCCTGACGATGACCCGCGAATCCCTGGAAAAGCAGGGCTTCTCGAGCGTCGCCGACGTGCTGAACAACCTGACCTCGGCCGGTTCGCCGGCCATCTCGCGTTCGGATTCGCTGTCCTCGGGCGAAGACGTGGGCGGTGCCTATGTCGACATCCGCAACCTGGGCGCCCAGCGCACCCTGGTGCTGATGAACGGCAAGCGCCTCGGCGCCACCACCTCGGGTCTGCAGGACCTGAGCCAGATTCCGATGTCGGCCGTTGAGCGCATTGAAGTCCTGAAGGACGGCGCCTCCTCGATCTACGGTTCGGACGCCATTGCCGGCGTGGTCAACGTGATCACCCGCAAGAACGTCGACGGTGGTGAAGTCAACGTCTACTTCGGTCAGTACGACAAGGGCGACGGCGACAACCAGCAGTACTCGATGACCCTCGGTGCGACCGGCGAGCGTGGCAGCCTGACCCTGTCGGCCGAATACGCCAAGCAGGATCCGGTGTGGGCCAAGGACCGCTGGTACAGCCGCGATGGCGGCAAGGGCCCGAACTCCACCACCGCTGACTGGAGCGCCGTCAGCCAGAATGGCAGCTGGTGCAACCCGACGCAGGTGGACTGCACCGATACCGACACGGCGGTGTGGAAGACCCTGAACCCGGGTGGCAACCCGAACAACCCGAACGACTACCACCAGATCACCGGTGCCGAGTACGCCAACTCCAACGAGCAGATGAGCCTGCTGACCGGCGTTGAGCGCAAGTCGCTGTACATCAACGGCACCTACGACTTCACCGACACCATCAGCCTGAACACCGATGTGCTCTACAACGAGCGCAACACGTTCCAGCAGATCGCCGGTTACCCGTACCAGTCGACCTCGTTCGAAACCCCGCTGTCGGCCGACAGCGCCTTCAACCCGACCGCCGTCAATGGCGTCGGCGGCCAGGACGTCGACTTCCGTCGCCGCCTGTGGGAAGTGCCGCGTACCACCGACAGCCAGCTGAAGACCCTGCGCTTCGCGCCGACCATCAGCGGCTACTTCGAGCTGGCCGGCAAGTCCTTCGATTGGGACGTCGGCGCGCTGTGGAACCGCAATGAGTCGATCAAGACCCAGCGCGGCGACATGAGCCTGATCGGTTCCCAGCAGGCGCTGGGTGCGTCCTTCATCAACGCGCAGGGCGTGGCACAGTGCGGTACCGCTGCCAACCCGATCGCGCTGGGTGACTGCCGTCCGTGGAACCCGCTGCTGCCGTACGGCGTTGCAGGCCAGGGTTCGCTGGCTGACCAGGACCTGCAGGACTTCCTGTTCCCGACCTACACCACCCGTGGTGTGACCAAGACCACCAGCTTCACCGCCAACCTGTCGGGTTCCATCGTGGCCCTGCCGGCCGGCGACCTCGGCTTCGCCGTGGGCGTGGAGCACCGCAAGGAAGAAGGCAGCTACGTGCCGGACGCCTTCGCACAGTCGGGCATGTCCACCGGCCTGGGCCAGAAGCCGACCCAGGGTGAGTACGATCTGAACGAGGTCTACCTCGAACTGAACGTGCCGATCCTGGCCGACATGGCGTTCGCCAAGGAACTGACCCTGAACGTTGCCAGCCGTTATTCGGACTACAGCAACTTCGGTGGCACCACCAACAGCAAGTTCGGTCTGACCTGGCGTCCGATGGACGAGCTGCTGGTCCGCGGCACCTACGCCGAGGGCTTCCGCGCTCCGACCATCGCCGATCTGTACGGCGGCCTGAGCTCCAGCTTCGAGCGTTACATCGATCCGTGCGGCACCACCGCACCGGGCAGCGTTGCCGGCAACGGCCCGTGCTCGGCGGCTGGCGTTCCGGCCAACTACGTGCAGCTGGGCCAGGCCGGTGAAGTGTGCGGCACCCTGCCGTGCCAGTCCGGTGACCAGTTCATCTCCGGTGCCAACCCGAACCTGTCGCCGGAAACCTCCAAGAGCAAGACCGTCGGTCTGGTCTGGAGCCCGCGTTGGGTGCAGGGCCTGGACGTCTCGCTGGATTGGTACCGTTACGAGATCAAGGACATGATCATCGCTGACAGCGTTGATCGCATCCTGCGTGACTGCTACGTGCTGGGCGATTCGTCGCGTTGCGACGGCATCGTGCGTGCGGCTGACGGCCACATCAGCGCGCTGACCTACGGCACCGCCAACCTCGGCTCCATGGAAACCGAAGGTTATGACCTGGGCGTCAAGTACCGTCTGCCGGAACTGGGCATTGGTCAGTTCAACATCGACTGGCAGACCAGCTACCTGGCCAAGTACGACGAGTCGGCACAGAACGCTGCGGGTGACAACATCATGATCGGCCGCGTGGCACAGGATGCCCTGTTCCGCGTGCGTTCGAACCTGGCCGTCAACTGGGCGCTTGGCGACTTCGGTGTGAACTACACCGCTCGCTACTACTCGGGCATGAACGAAGACTGCATCGCCATCGGCTGCACCGACCCGGATCGCATCGCCAATGGCGAAGCGGCTCCGCTGCGCAAGACCGGTTCCAACACCTTCCACGACCTGCAGGTCAGCTGGAAGGCACCGTGGGATGCCACCATCGCCCTGGGCGCGAACAACGTGTTCGACCACAAGGGTCCGCTGATGTACTCGGCACCGAACTCGAGCTTCGCCTACTACGGCGGTTTCGATATCGGCCGCTTCCTGTACATGAAGTACACCCAGAAGTTCTGA
- a CDS encoding DUF5074 domain-containing protein has product MNAGTLNPAAAPRVHDAEVAREYGPFDGADCIHGVSFDGRHVWAATGPALLAFDPDSGTPVRTLAVPCDAGTAFDGTHLYQIAEARIDRIDLQTGQVLASIPAPGGGTDSGMAWAEGSLWVGQYRERRIHQVDPATGEVLRTIESDRFVTGVTWVDGQLWHGTDDGERSDIRHVDAHSGQVLEQLRMPEGMHVSGLEADGAGLFYAGGGRSGKVRAVRRPRA; this is encoded by the coding sequence ATGAACGCTGGAACGCTGAACCCCGCCGCTGCCCCGCGCGTGCACGACGCCGAGGTGGCCCGCGAATATGGTCCCTTTGACGGCGCCGACTGCATCCACGGGGTCAGCTTCGATGGCCGCCATGTCTGGGCCGCCACCGGCCCGGCGCTGCTTGCGTTCGACCCGGACAGCGGCACCCCGGTACGCACGCTGGCCGTGCCCTGCGATGCGGGCACCGCGTTCGACGGTACCCACCTGTACCAGATCGCCGAAGCGCGCATCGACAGGATCGACCTGCAGACCGGCCAGGTGCTGGCCTCGATTCCCGCGCCCGGCGGCGGCACCGATTCGGGCATGGCCTGGGCCGAAGGCAGCCTGTGGGTGGGGCAATACCGCGAACGCCGCATCCACCAGGTGGATCCGGCCACGGGCGAGGTGCTGCGCACGATCGAATCAGACCGCTTCGTCACCGGCGTGACCTGGGTCGACGGCCAGCTGTGGCATGGCACCGACGATGGCGAGCGCAGCGACATCCGCCACGTGGATGCCCACAGTGGGCAGGTGCTGGAGCAGCTGCGCATGCCCGAGGGCATGCATGTCAGCGGGCTGGAGGCCGATGGTGCGGGCCTGTTCTACGCCGGCGGCGGGCGCAGCGGCAAGGTGCGGGCGGTGCGCCGGCCGCGCGCTTAA
- a CDS encoding DNA-binding protein: MDSLLAAAARALAAGDVLTALGHVALRSDPPALALRGVAMAQLGELQRARELLRLAHRGFGADEVLARARCVVAEAEVGLALRDLAGTPAPLLAAAHALEERGDPHNALQAWLILARRWLLLGRRQEAESALAKVQGRALTPALAAMAGLAEAALAARALRVSQATAALEAAAAAAQASGIGALHAEVVQARRHLAQPAARRVAREAADRLLDLQAVQDLLASTACVVDGCRRGVWLGGRWRSLARRPLLFALLRAVGQAWPGDVDRDVLIAEVFRTRNGDDSHRARLRVEMGRVRAAVKGLLSVEATANGYRLIAAPGIAVVVLAPPIEGEQGAVAALLADGAAWSSSALALALGASQRTVQRALAALESTGQARATGRGRTQRWWALPLSGFTTILLLPAALPGD, from the coding sequence ATGGACTCCCTGCTCGCCGCCGCCGCACGTGCCCTTGCCGCTGGCGACGTACTGACCGCACTGGGCCATGTGGCCCTGCGCAGCGACCCGCCGGCACTGGCGCTGCGCGGCGTGGCCATGGCCCAGCTGGGCGAGCTGCAGCGGGCCCGGGAACTGCTGCGGCTGGCCCACCGCGGCTTTGGCGCCGATGAGGTGCTGGCCCGGGCGCGCTGTGTGGTGGCGGAGGCGGAAGTGGGGCTGGCGCTGCGGGATCTTGCCGGTACCCCCGCGCCGCTGCTAGCCGCCGCCCATGCGTTGGAGGAGCGCGGCGATCCGCACAATGCGCTGCAGGCCTGGTTGATCCTGGCCCGCCGCTGGCTGTTGCTCGGGCGTCGGCAGGAGGCCGAATCGGCCTTGGCGAAGGTGCAGGGCAGGGCGCTGACGCCCGCCCTGGCCGCCATGGCCGGGCTGGCCGAAGCGGCCTTGGCGGCGCGCGCGTTGCGGGTGTCGCAGGCGACGGCGGCGCTGGAGGCGGCTGCGGCCGCCGCGCAGGCGTCGGGCATCGGCGCCCTGCACGCAGAGGTCGTGCAGGCCCGCCGCCATCTGGCCCAGCCGGCGGCACGCCGGGTGGCCCGGGAGGCCGCTGACCGCCTGCTGGATCTCCAGGCCGTGCAGGACCTGCTGGCCTCAACGGCCTGTGTGGTGGATGGCTGCCGGCGCGGCGTGTGGCTGGGAGGGCGCTGGCGGTCACTGGCGCGCCGGCCGCTGCTGTTTGCGCTGCTGCGTGCCGTCGGCCAGGCGTGGCCGGGGGATGTAGACCGCGACGTGTTGATTGCCGAGGTGTTCCGCACTCGTAATGGCGACGACAGCCACCGCGCGCGGCTCCGGGTGGAAATGGGGCGCGTCCGCGCTGCGGTGAAGGGACTGCTGTCGGTGGAAGCGACCGCCAACGGCTACCGGCTGATAGCCGCGCCCGGCATCGCTGTGGTGGTGCTGGCGCCACCGATCGAAGGCGAGCAGGGCGCCGTTGCCGCATTGCTGGCCGATGGGGCGGCCTGGTCCAGTTCGGCACTGGCCTTGGCGCTGGGCGCCAGCCAGCGCACGGTGCAGCGCGCGTTGGCGGCACTGGAAAGCACCGGCCAGGCACGCGCGACCGGGCGCGGGCGCACGCAGCGCTGGTGGGCCTTGCCGCTGTCCGGATTCACGACGATCTTGTTACTCCCGGCCGCGCTGCCGGGCGACTAG
- a CDS encoding helix-turn-helix transcriptional regulator, whose product MRQLSLADRGQSLSLDKIVDDGPLPTCLGVARLGSLQTAGTTFTVWMQLRGSAWVESKEGRFRLRQREWIAFEKESKPMIQAGRDGLCIGLSLAPEALRALGELADCSLYAGRGSMSRSEVRVALRLWRDALASGQPAQALRPVLLHLASMQRGMATGVQRCPGRSRIRKRQVFGRMQRARLYLEGNSHRVVRIGELAELTNFSSWYLSKTFQSLYEESPQSLSARLRLERAADLLRDTDMMIGEVAAASGFDNCCSFARAFRARYGQSASGFRQTGGSLSPKSAKSPVASRK is encoded by the coding sequence ATGCGTCAGCTTTCCCTCGCCGATCGCGGCCAATCGCTCTCCCTGGACAAGATCGTCGACGACGGTCCGCTGCCCACCTGCCTGGGCGTGGCCCGGCTGGGCAGCCTGCAGACGGCTGGCACCACCTTCACCGTGTGGATGCAGCTGCGCGGCAGCGCGTGGGTCGAATCCAAGGAAGGCCGCTTCCGCCTGCGCCAGCGCGAGTGGATTGCGTTCGAGAAGGAATCCAAGCCGATGATCCAGGCCGGCCGCGATGGCCTGTGCATCGGCCTGAGCCTGGCCCCGGAAGCCCTGCGCGCGCTGGGCGAGCTGGCCGACTGCAGCTTGTACGCCGGCCGCGGCAGCATGAGCCGCAGTGAAGTGCGGGTGGCGCTGCGCCTGTGGCGCGATGCGCTGGCCAGTGGCCAGCCCGCGCAGGCCCTGCGCCCGGTGCTGCTGCACCTGGCCTCGATGCAGCGTGGCATGGCCACCGGCGTGCAGCGCTGCCCGGGCCGCTCGCGCATCCGCAAGCGCCAGGTGTTCGGCCGCATGCAGCGTGCGCGCCTGTACCTGGAAGGCAACAGCCACCGGGTGGTGCGCATCGGCGAACTGGCCGAGTTGACCAACTTCTCCAGCTGGTACCTGTCCAAGACGTTCCAGAGCCTTTACGAAGAGAGCCCGCAGTCGCTGTCGGCGCGCCTGCGCCTGGAGCGCGCCGCAGACCTGCTGCGCGACACCGACATGATGATCGGCGAAGTGGCCGCCGCCAGCGGCTTCGACAACTGCTGCAGCTTCGCGCGTGCGTTCCGCGCCCGTTATGGCCAGTCGGCATCGGGCTTCCGGCAGACCGGTGGATCGCTTTCGCCAAAGTCGGCAAAGAGTCCGGTGGCATCGCGCAAATAA
- the ppa gene encoding inorganic diphosphatase, with the protein MGLELVSPGKNPPEEINVIIEIPKDSEPVKYEVDKETGAIFVDRILSTPMRYPCNYGYVPSTLCGDGDPADVLVVLPLPLVPGSVVRCRPVGVLKMSDEAGGDEKILAVPISKVFSGYAHVEDIEQVSKHWLERIGHFFEHYKDLEKGKWVKLDGWGGAAEAKQILVEAHQRYLSSNS; encoded by the coding sequence ATGGGTCTGGAACTCGTCTCGCCCGGCAAGAACCCGCCGGAAGAAATCAACGTCATCATCGAGATCCCGAAGGACTCGGAGCCGGTCAAGTACGAAGTGGACAAGGAAACCGGCGCGATCTTCGTCGACCGCATCCTCTCCACCCCGATGCGCTACCCCTGCAACTACGGCTACGTGCCGAGCACCCTGTGCGGCGACGGCGATCCGGCCGACGTGCTGGTCGTGCTGCCGCTGCCGCTGGTCCCGGGTTCGGTGGTGCGCTGCCGTCCGGTGGGCGTGCTGAAGATGAGCGACGAAGCCGGCGGCGACGAGAAGATCCTGGCGGTGCCGATCTCCAAGGTGTTCAGCGGCTACGCGCACGTGGAAGACATCGAGCAGGTGTCCAAGCACTGGCTGGAGCGCATCGGCCACTTCTTCGAGCACTACAAGGACCTGGAGAAGGGCAAGTGGGTCAAGCTGGATGGCTGGGGCGGCGCCGCCGAAGCCAAGCAGATCCTGGTTGAAGCGCACCAGCGCTACCTGTCCAGCAACAGCTGA
- a CDS encoding HDOD domain-containing protein, whose amino-acid sequence MRILLVGDEASLSAELMDFIADLGEEWQPLRAPDGQTAMNMVASTPVDAVIACPSLPDLNATTLLGQIRTLRPETIRIALVDAAQGNRPPPARLIGVAHRFLPLPLAPEVLLEALTSLEELRELLDSARLRSAIGRIEKLPSPPHLYLSLTQALEHDDDTDTADVSKLVSADPAIAAKVLQLSNSAFFNSGRTISDLRTAVTRLGLSTLRDLVLASEVFSASPLSSGERNALQQRALLASRLAAKLLPDSSAELGATAALLADIGLLLPGVRNERNEPADDADPRPGHSEAGAYLLGLWGLPMPIIEAVAFHLQPQRSNTRSFWVTGAVHVALALVNGDPVDEDYLQRAGVLAKLPQWRDHANGLMGLATADA is encoded by the coding sequence GTGCGTATTCTGCTAGTTGGGGACGAAGCCAGCCTGTCGGCTGAGCTGATGGATTTCATTGCCGATCTTGGGGAAGAGTGGCAGCCCTTGCGGGCACCCGATGGCCAGACGGCCATGAACATGGTGGCGTCCACGCCGGTGGATGCGGTGATCGCCTGCCCCTCCCTGCCCGATCTCAACGCCACCACGCTGCTGGGCCAGATCCGGACGCTGCGTCCGGAGACGATCCGCATCGCGCTGGTCGATGCGGCCCAGGGCAACCGCCCGCCGCCGGCACGCCTGATCGGCGTTGCCCACCGTTTCCTGCCGCTGCCGCTGGCACCGGAAGTGCTGCTTGAAGCGCTCACCAGCCTGGAAGAGCTGCGCGAGCTGCTCGACAGCGCGCGCCTGCGCAGCGCCATCGGCCGCATCGAGAAGCTGCCCTCGCCGCCGCACCTGTACCTGAGCCTGACCCAGGCGCTGGAGCACGACGACGACACCGACACGGCAGATGTCTCCAAGCTGGTGTCGGCCGATCCGGCGATCGCGGCCAAGGTGCTGCAGCTGTCCAACTCGGCCTTCTTCAACAGCGGCCGCACCATTTCCGACCTACGCACCGCCGTGACCCGCCTGGGCCTGTCGACCCTGCGCGACCTGGTGCTGGCCAGCGAGGTGTTCTCGGCTTCGCCGCTGTCCAGCGGTGAACGCAACGCGCTGCAGCAGCGCGCGCTGCTCGCTTCGCGACTGGCCGCCAAGCTCCTGCCCGATTCCAGTGCCGAACTGGGCGCGACCGCCGCACTGTTGGCCGATATCGGCCTGCTGCTGCCCGGCGTGCGCAACGAGCGCAATGAGCCGGCCGACGACGCCGACCCGCGCCCGGGCCACAGCGAAGCCGGTGCCTACCTGCTGGGGCTGTGGGGCCTGCCGATGCCGATCATCGAGGCGGTGGCCTTCCACCTGCAGCCGCAGCGTTCCAACACGCGCAGCTTCTGGGTGACCGGTGCGGTGCACGTGGCGCTGGCGCTGGTCAACGGCGACCCGGTGGACGAGGACTACCTGCAGCGCGCGGGCGTGCTGGCCAAGCTGCCGCAGTGGCGGGACCATGCCAATGGGTTGATGGGGTTGGCTACGGCCGACGCTTGA
- a CDS encoding winged helix-turn-helix domain-containing protein, which produces MISLDSETPAADRLRIGDCTITLSSREVVVEGARRPRRLTPKALGVLKVLMRVPGAVVTREELFAEVWPDTLPTNDVLTQAITQLRKAFSRDDDGGTAYIETIAKTGYRLLQPVSVLVEPGPDVDAAPNEDERDALAAVFAAATPAPRPRSRWRRNRRYVFLAIGLGMFIALLVMAALLLQRPPRGPEGSGVLEDGSRVVGSPQRPYRLITATAGFETYPTVSPDGSQVAYEADDATGDGSAIKVQTSGNAPARLLTDTPAGHSDRFPNWSPNGRDIAFARFGPEGSCEVLIASATGGAIRHVTRCDGTELLSFDWTPNGRGLVFGSLSGRHAYRGIRVLDIASGAWTPVDYQVADDSFDYAPRFSPDGRWIVFVRNPQIGDLWRLPASGGVPEQLTNDSAEIRGWAWRGDSRHIVFGRRVDSEARLYELDTETRTLRDVGLDDAQSPALSRSNNMLAFVHRKAQFGLFRVPVKDGRPGTPERLFPSNGRDGQPMLAPDGRQLVFTSDRSGNYGLWWADLSRPESLRPVEGLRPETRQSADWSPDSTHLLVSGRDAQARPVIYEVSPRDEQIVALPVPVAQPLQALYAGDNDHVLVVERDDDERMRLSLFDRRTTPWKLLGHVDGVSQARLDAAHQRVLFTRLAAGGLWSADLRLDPASIQQVSEDRPSRWRYRTWAVARDGSLDYLSSRADCSTVFARINSPSQGAEYCLDADRLSAGNGFSAQPDGSALYLALAVADGADIGVMTLPEPPRPVFSSVPNLLFWKGK; this is translated from the coding sequence ATGATCAGCCTGGATAGTGAGACACCCGCTGCCGACCGCCTGAGGATCGGCGATTGCACCATTACGCTGTCGTCGCGTGAGGTGGTGGTGGAGGGCGCGCGTCGTCCGCGCCGGCTCACGCCCAAGGCGCTGGGTGTGCTCAAGGTGCTCATGCGCGTGCCCGGTGCGGTGGTGACCCGCGAGGAACTGTTCGCCGAGGTCTGGCCGGACACGCTGCCCACCAACGATGTGCTGACCCAGGCCATCACCCAGCTGCGCAAGGCGTTCTCCCGCGACGACGACGGCGGCACCGCCTATATCGAAACCATCGCCAAGACAGGCTACCGGCTGCTGCAGCCGGTGTCGGTGCTGGTCGAGCCCGGCCCGGACGTCGATGCCGCGCCCAATGAAGACGAACGCGATGCGCTGGCCGCCGTGTTCGCCGCGGCAACCCCTGCGCCGCGCCCACGCAGCCGCTGGCGGCGCAACCGGCGCTATGTGTTCCTGGCCATCGGCCTGGGCATGTTCATCGCCCTGCTGGTGATGGCCGCACTGCTGCTGCAGCGCCCGCCGCGCGGGCCTGAAGGCAGTGGCGTGCTGGAAGACGGCAGCCGCGTGGTCGGCAGCCCGCAGCGCCCGTATCGTTTGATTACCGCCACGGCCGGCTTCGAGACCTACCCGACCGTATCGCCGGATGGATCGCAGGTGGCTTACGAGGCCGACGATGCAACTGGCGACGGCAGTGCGATCAAGGTGCAGACCTCCGGCAACGCGCCCGCGCGGCTGCTGACCGATACGCCTGCGGGCCATTCCGACCGTTTCCCGAACTGGTCGCCGAACGGCCGCGATATCGCATTTGCGCGGTTCGGGCCGGAGGGCAGCTGCGAGGTGCTGATCGCCAGTGCGACCGGTGGTGCGATCCGCCATGTCACGCGCTGCGACGGCACCGAGCTGCTCAGCTTCGACTGGACGCCCAACGGGCGTGGCCTGGTGTTCGGCTCGCTGTCCGGCCGCCATGCCTATCGCGGCATCCGCGTGCTGGACATCGCCAGCGGTGCATGGACCCCGGTGGACTACCAGGTTGCCGACGACAGCTTCGACTACGCCCCGCGTTTCTCGCCGGACGGCCGCTGGATCGTGTTCGTGCGCAACCCGCAGATCGGCGACCTCTGGCGCCTCCCGGCCAGCGGCGGCGTGCCCGAACAGCTGACCAACGATTCGGCCGAAATCCGTGGCTGGGCCTGGCGGGGCGACAGCCGGCACATCGTGTTCGGGCGCCGCGTGGACAGCGAAGCACGCCTGTACGAACTGGATACCGAAACGCGCACGCTGCGCGATGTGGGCCTGGACGACGCGCAGTCGCCGGCGTTGTCGCGCAGCAACAACATGCTGGCCTTCGTGCACCGCAAGGCGCAGTTCGGCCTGTTCCGCGTGCCGGTGAAGGACGGCCGTCCCGGCACGCCCGAACGCCTGTTCCCTTCCAACGGTCGCGATGGCCAGCCGATGCTGGCGCCCGATGGCCGGCAGCTGGTGTTTACCTCCGATCGTTCCGGCAACTACGGCTTGTGGTGGGCGGACCTGTCGCGCCCCGAATCGCTGCGGCCGGTGGAAGGCCTGCGTCCTGAAACCCGGCAATCCGCCGACTGGTCGCCTGACAGCACCCATCTGCTGGTATCGGGCCGTGATGCCCAGGCGCGGCCGGTGATCTACGAGGTTTCACCGCGCGACGAGCAGATCGTGGCGCTGCCGGTGCCGGTGGCGCAGCCCCTGCAGGCCTTGTACGCCGGCGACAACGACCACGTGCTGGTCGTGGAGCGCGACGACGACGAACGCATGCGCCTGTCGCTGTTCGATCGGCGCACCACGCCGTGGAAACTGCTGGGCCACGTCGATGGGGTGTCCCAGGCGCGGCTGGATGCGGCCCACCAGCGCGTGCTGTTCACCCGGTTGGCGGCGGGCGGCCTGTGGTCGGCCGATCTGCGCCTGGATCCGGCCAGCATCCAGCAGGTCAGCGAGGATCGGCCTTCGCGCTGGCGCTACCGCACCTGGGCGGTGGCCCGCGATGGCAGCCTGGATTACCTGTCCAGCCGGGCCGACTGCTCCACCGTGTTCGCACGGATCAACAGCCCGTCGCAGGGGGCGGAGTACTGCCTGGACGCCGATCGGCTCAGCGCCGGCAACGGCTTCAGCGCGCAGCCCGATGGCAGCGCCCTGTACCTGGCCCTGGCGGTCGCAGACGGCGCCGACATCGGGGTGATGACGCTGCCCGAGCCGCCCCGACCCGTGTTCTCGTCGGTGCCCAACCTGTTGTTCTGGAAAGGAAAGTAG